In the Deinococcus carri genome, one interval contains:
- a CDS encoding GNAT family protein — MAGVTLRPLQPGDEEAAVRWAADREFCLATGWTVGLAPRKVREHWARIIVGAGPDFLRLGVEVEGRLTGYVDLANLTPISGEFGIAIGERAWWGRGLGTAAGQRMLAHGFHTLGLDTITAEVHAPNLRSHALMRRLGFRETGVGGPDSYRGELVETVWYVLTRPD; from the coding sequence GTGGCCGGAGTAACCCTGCGCCCCCTCCAGCCCGGCGACGAGGAAGCAGCCGTCCGCTGGGCCGCCGACCGCGAATTCTGCCTGGCGACGGGGTGGACGGTCGGCCTCGCGCCCCGCAAGGTTCGGGAACACTGGGCGCGAATCATCGTGGGGGCCGGGCCGGACTTCCTGCGGCTGGGGGTGGAGGTGGAGGGGCGGCTGACCGGGTATGTAGACCTGGCGAACCTGACGCCGATTTCCGGCGAGTTCGGTATCGCTATAGGCGAGCGGGCGTGGTGGGGCCGGGGACTGGGGACGGCGGCGGGGCAGCGGATGCTCGCGCACGGCTTCCATACGCTCGGCCTGGACACCATCACCGCCGAGGTTCACGCCCCCAACCTGCGCTCGCACGCGCTGATGCGGCGGCTGGGCTTTCGGGAAACCGGGGTGGGCGGGCCGGACAGCTACCGGGGAGAACTGGTGGAGACGGTGTGGTATGTGCTCACCCGGCCTGACTGA